In Nocardioides sp. InS609-2, a single genomic region encodes these proteins:
- a CDS encoding DNRLRE domain-containing protein: protein MHYEEAGKWKAISPELVPAEADGYAWRNEANSFGAEFKKTLDPEYLRFSVEGKVFSFTALGAAAVAATGQAKRPAAGSQAATETAPSKASSSSPSAPAESDAAQDSVSDEAPVTSEASESPTADSEVPDEEPSSAPDPAGAGAGEAPDTSAEAAVAGGTVIEYRSAFPGASMRYDVTPTGVKETIVLEDARAPVRYRFLIDQARGQGGQVSVQELSDGSWAFTEQGAAEPLFVMEPPYVVEGSTDRLAGEPSREPVSMKVSEVGRGFAVDMDVDAAWLQSPERSFPIQIDPTLTVQPTSEDATFGVGGGSFLSDGLYIGADNGTVWRSALLFDLAGVPSDATVTNAELGLHYNSTCMVAATICHNDSTARQIDVHTMTSAWSTSSTTSQLGFTAAPAASFSLLGTTWPQWMKWDVTPEVDAWLRGGSPNYGFLVKKLNETLGSGGPVPPGRRSSEPSFMPKLEVTYLSDAVDLRVPETLHSDGADLAWSRFTSVSGAAFDRYEVHRGATAGFSPSSSTLLATIRDIDRTGFRDTTAAPNRTFVYKVVANSSVSNPQTVTLPADGFASKVLQPDAAQGQGTQISYFPGITNCANYGAADGLLAGTMVSGSQNSVWRSLLTFDLSDIPQGAAIGDATLSLFQQYNTGAGTVDVHRVTRAWHEGTGGAGNTAQCTDNGATWYVSDGTTPWSTQGGDIATEPAASKVPSAGGRDDFGIRDLVQGWANGSSPNFGMAIKTRTETLGAESRVSYHSDDMTVSPSLRPRLAVSYADGSHAQGPSASIVAPAAGDIVSGTVAVTASAADDRRVESVQLKVDNTVVSTDTTAPFAWNWNSASVANGSRELRLVATDDAGNTTTSAPASVTVRNSAAPTVSLTAPAASATVTGTVTISANAGDDVAVDRVEFFVDGTQVGAADTTAPYSVAWNTLDPAAPFYDGSHEVTARAWDGDQQVTVSAARPVTVANTAGTLYKGTVTSTAVPSTMVYDPAGGTAQPTYGLQVTAANSSTGTWSASDIVARYRWVTMDGVVVSTGPDATFGADIRKDRSGVATVVVRPPTLDAGVDRAQHVLRVDLYQRSTGKYFSAAGLAPLDNPVIVNKAIQAAALGLEEFYQYEAEPVGAGMEALTNVSSGNSLINWTPWASPGRGLATVLGLTYNSLEDHSDSPVGNNFSLAISSLTRFGVPLDIHPNKADEIVGNTKAYIEFTDGDGTTHRFTRNAAGGWDEPAGVHLYLRKFSTTDTTRTWALTRPDNVTFFYDASGFPTFIKDQNGNQLKFTMEDIPAGQDPGNVKRRVTAVTDAAGLDATPAPDRSFKIAYYSKDDSPKAQVRGKIKTITDHNNSVLAFDYYDDGNLRRITQRGGTNTAAGGFSAQDRSWTFTYTTSDGSGPAIASATDRVNPNAKTPNQSTRLFSVADPLNRETRFTYYGPTSGQLRWKLASRTNRADETTSYSYDLTARTTTSTAPLSRAMRYGYDTSGQVTAITNPLNQTTALAWNSDRLLTKITEPTGVFTEYAYNANGYLTETWDQLRNRTTLTYQNLPVDGVDTSSTWRAGRTIAHLSRLATKTSPRGTKTSTPTDDFRWDFGYDTAGNLNSVTEPPGSQPAGDPRYTTTHTYRSDGTVATSTDQRNNTTQYQVYDANGLPTQVTDAAGFVAKFGYDADGNPTWSQDPRHAAASGGDPQSYRQYAYYDEFGRLRRTSAPKSTSTNASLVWTATDYDANDNPTVNRDAEYGYQFVAGPLTTATFDAMDRMKSVTNPDNETSLNTYDTAGRLTSTTSPEGVRTTADPLDRTVLYDYDLLDRVTRETQHNTSVTPAVVQRTHYCYDLAGDLVSVTAPNANIADVNCATPPSHTTTVDYDDAHRTTATTDPLGHRTSRTYDDDGNTETLTDPDNRTTTTNYDPRGLATKTVEPLTATRNVTTLMSYDAAGNLARVVSPRGWDASTDKQTFTQFVTDYTYDPIGRLTRTSLPTATGETRSYVHRDYDANSNLTTTTLPDPAEALSGVPMSRRTDLCVSSRSLAPAGGVNVGPPCVSWRGGGCSCWCVVGRTGCLSRGCGR from the coding sequence GTGCACTATGAGGAAGCGGGGAAGTGGAAAGCGATTTCGCCTGAGCTTGTCCCTGCCGAGGCGGATGGCTACGCGTGGCGCAACGAGGCCAACTCGTTTGGCGCCGAGTTCAAGAAGACTCTGGATCCGGAGTATCTGCGATTCTCCGTCGAGGGCAAGGTGTTCTCGTTCACCGCCCTGGGCGCGGCGGCGGTTGCCGCCACTGGGCAGGCCAAGCGACCCGCGGCGGGTTCCCAGGCAGCGACCGAGACAGCGCCATCGAAGGCGAGTTCCTCGTCGCCATCGGCCCCCGCGGAGAGCGATGCTGCCCAGGACTCGGTGAGCGACGAGGCGCCGGTGACTTCCGAAGCGTCTGAGTCCCCGACGGCTGACAGCGAGGTGCCCGACGAAGAACCGAGCTCGGCGCCCGACCCTGCCGGTGCCGGTGCTGGGGAGGCACCCGATACGTCGGCGGAGGCGGCGGTGGCTGGTGGCACGGTGATCGAGTACCGCAGTGCTTTCCCTGGAGCCTCGATGCGCTATGACGTGACGCCGACGGGGGTGAAGGAGACCATCGTCCTTGAGGATGCTCGGGCACCGGTTCGTTATCGGTTCCTCATCGACCAGGCGCGCGGTCAGGGCGGCCAGGTTTCGGTGCAGGAGTTGAGCGATGGGAGCTGGGCGTTCACTGAGCAGGGTGCTGCCGAGCCGTTGTTCGTCATGGAGCCGCCCTACGTCGTGGAGGGATCGACGGATCGGCTGGCCGGCGAGCCGTCACGTGAGCCGGTCTCGATGAAGGTGAGTGAGGTGGGGCGGGGCTTCGCCGTTGACATGGATGTGGATGCGGCGTGGCTGCAGTCACCGGAACGCTCGTTCCCGATCCAGATCGACCCCACGCTTACTGTGCAACCGACGAGTGAGGACGCCACCTTCGGGGTCGGGGGTGGGTCCTTCCTCAGCGACGGGCTCTACATCGGAGCCGATAACGGGACCGTCTGGCGGTCTGCGTTGTTGTTCGACCTCGCCGGCGTCCCCTCGGACGCAACGGTGACGAACGCTGAGCTGGGATTGCACTACAACAGCACATGCATGGTCGCCGCCACCATCTGTCACAACGACTCCACGGCACGTCAGATCGACGTCCACACGATGACGAGTGCGTGGTCGACGAGTTCGACCACGAGCCAGCTCGGTTTTACTGCCGCTCCTGCCGCGTCTTTCAGTCTGCTGGGCACGACTTGGCCGCAGTGGATGAAGTGGGACGTCACACCGGAGGTGGATGCCTGGCTCCGCGGTGGCAGTCCGAACTATGGGTTCCTGGTCAAGAAGCTGAACGAGACCCTCGGTTCGGGTGGTCCGGTGCCGCCGGGTCGGCGGTCCAGCGAACCGTCGTTCATGCCGAAACTCGAGGTGACCTATCTCAGCGACGCGGTGGATCTCCGCGTTCCCGAGACCCTGCACAGTGATGGGGCGGACCTGGCGTGGAGCCGGTTCACCAGCGTCAGTGGTGCAGCTTTCGATCGTTACGAGGTGCACCGGGGCGCCACGGCGGGGTTCAGCCCGTCCTCATCGACGCTCTTGGCGACCATCCGTGACATCGACCGGACCGGTTTCCGCGACACGACAGCAGCACCGAACCGCACGTTCGTCTACAAGGTCGTGGCCAACAGCAGCGTTTCGAACCCGCAGACGGTGACGTTGCCGGCGGATGGGTTCGCCAGCAAGGTGTTGCAACCGGACGCGGCGCAGGGGCAAGGGACCCAGATCTCGTACTTTCCCGGCATCACCAACTGTGCAAACTATGGAGCCGCCGATGGCCTGTTGGCCGGAACCATGGTCTCCGGCTCGCAGAACTCAGTGTGGCGTTCGCTGCTGACGTTCGACCTGTCAGACATCCCCCAAGGCGCAGCCATCGGTGACGCCACGCTGTCACTCTTCCAGCAGTACAACACGGGAGCAGGCACCGTGGATGTCCACCGAGTGACTCGTGCATGGCACGAAGGAACCGGCGGGGCAGGCAACACCGCTCAATGCACCGACAACGGCGCCACCTGGTACGTCAGCGACGGCACGACACCCTGGTCCACCCAAGGCGGCGACATCGCCACCGAGCCCGCGGCCTCGAAGGTCCCCAGCGCAGGAGGTCGTGACGACTTCGGGATCCGCGACCTGGTTCAGGGCTGGGCGAACGGGTCCTCACCGAACTTCGGCATGGCCATCAAGACCCGCACCGAGACCCTGGGGGCCGAGAGTCGGGTCTCCTACCACTCCGACGACATGACCGTTTCGCCCTCGCTCCGACCTCGACTGGCTGTCTCTTATGCGGATGGGTCGCACGCCCAGGGGCCGTCCGCGTCGATCGTGGCTCCTGCCGCCGGCGACATCGTGTCCGGGACGGTGGCAGTGACTGCCTCGGCCGCCGATGACCGCCGCGTGGAGTCGGTGCAGCTCAAGGTCGACAACACTGTCGTCTCCACCGACACGACGGCGCCGTTCGCATGGAACTGGAACTCGGCGAGCGTTGCCAACGGGTCCCGCGAGCTGCGGCTGGTCGCGACCGACGACGCCGGGAACACCACGACCTCGGCACCCGCGTCGGTCACGGTCCGCAACAGCGCGGCACCCACCGTCAGCCTGACCGCACCGGCGGCGTCTGCCACAGTCACCGGCACGGTCACCATCTCGGCGAACGCCGGTGACGATGTCGCCGTCGATCGTGTCGAGTTCTTCGTCGACGGCACCCAGGTCGGCGCCGCCGACACCACCGCCCCCTACTCGGTCGCATGGAACACACTCGACCCGGCCGCACCCTTCTATGACGGGTCACACGAGGTCACGGCCCGCGCGTGGGACGGCGACCAGCAGGTCACGGTCTCGGCCGCGCGCCCGGTGACCGTCGCGAACACGGCGGGGACCCTCTACAAGGGGACCGTGACGTCTACAGCGGTGCCGTCCACCATGGTCTATGACCCCGCCGGCGGAACAGCCCAACCCACCTACGGGTTGCAGGTCACCGCAGCCAACAGCTCCACCGGGACCTGGTCCGCCTCCGACATCGTCGCGCGGTATCGGTGGGTGACCATGGACGGCGTCGTCGTTTCCACGGGGCCGGATGCAACGTTCGGCGCTGACATTCGCAAGGACAGGTCAGGTGTCGCGACCGTCGTTGTCAGGCCGCCGACCCTCGACGCCGGTGTCGACCGGGCCCAACACGTCCTGCGCGTCGACCTGTACCAGCGCTCGACCGGCAAGTACTTCTCCGCCGCGGGCTTGGCGCCGCTGGACAACCCCGTGATCGTCAACAAGGCGATCCAGGCTGCCGCGCTCGGGCTGGAGGAGTTCTACCAGTACGAAGCCGAACCAGTCGGCGCAGGCATGGAGGCACTGACCAATGTCTCGTCCGGCAACAGCCTCATCAACTGGACCCCGTGGGCATCGCCTGGTCGCGGACTCGCCACCGTGCTCGGCCTGACCTACAACAGCCTCGAAGACCACTCCGACTCACCGGTCGGGAACAATTTCTCGCTCGCGATCTCGAGCCTGACCCGGTTCGGCGTCCCGTTGGACATCCACCCCAACAAGGCAGACGAGATCGTCGGCAACACCAAGGCCTACATCGAGTTCACCGACGGTGACGGCACCACCCACCGGTTCACCCGCAACGCAGCAGGCGGATGGGACGAACCGGCCGGCGTGCACCTCTATCTCCGCAAGTTCTCCACGACAGACACCACGCGGACGTGGGCCCTCACCCGCCCCGACAACGTGACGTTCTTCTACGACGCGTCCGGCTTCCCCACGTTCATCAAGGACCAGAACGGCAACCAGCTGAAGTTCACCATGGAGGACATCCCAGCCGGGCAGGACCCAGGTAACGTCAAGCGCCGCGTCACCGCCGTCACCGACGCCGCCGGTCTGGACGCCACGCCCGCACCTGACCGGTCCTTCAAGATCGCCTACTACTCCAAGGACGACTCTCCCAAGGCACAGGTCCGCGGCAAGATCAAGACCATCACCGACCACAACAACAGTGTTTTGGCGTTCGACTACTACGACGACGGGAACCTGCGCCGGATCACTCAACGAGGGGGCACCAACACGGCCGCCGGCGGGTTCAGCGCCCAGGACCGCTCGTGGACCTTCACCTACACCACCTCAGACGGTTCCGGGCCGGCCATCGCTTCGGCCACCGACCGCGTCAACCCGAACGCCAAAACACCGAACCAGTCGACGCGACTCTTCAGCGTCGCCGACCCCCTGAACCGCGAGACCCGGTTCACCTACTACGGGCCGACTTCGGGGCAGCTCCGGTGGAAGCTCGCGTCGCGAACCAACCGAGCCGACGAGACCACCAGCTACAGCTACGACCTGACCGCACGCACCACCACCTCAACCGCCCCGCTGAGCCGGGCGATGCGCTACGGCTATGACACCTCCGGACAAGTCACGGCGATCACGAACCCGTTGAACCAGACCACAGCGCTGGCGTGGAACTCCGATCGGCTCCTCACCAAGATCACCGAACCCACCGGTGTGTTCACCGAGTACGCCTACAACGCCAACGGCTACCTCACCGAGACGTGGGACCAGCTCCGCAACCGCACCACCTTGACCTACCAGAACCTCCCCGTAGACGGCGTCGACACCAGCTCGACGTGGCGTGCCGGCCGCACCATCGCGCACCTGAGTCGGTTGGCGACCAAGACCAGCCCCCGCGGCACCAAGACCAGCACACCAACCGACGACTTCCGCTGGGACTTCGGCTACGACACCGCCGGGAACCTCAACAGCGTCACCGAGCCCCCTGGGTCTCAACCGGCAGGGGATCCTCGCTACACCACCACCCACACCTACCGATCAGATGGCACTGTGGCCACCAGCACTGATCAACGCAACAACACCACCCAGTACCAGGTCTATGACGCCAACGGGCTGCCCACCCAGGTCACCGACGCTGCCGGATTCGTGGCCAAGTTCGGCTACGACGCCGACGGCAACCCGACCTGGAGCCAGGACCCGCGTCACGCAGCCGCGTCGGGCGGGGACCCGCAGTCCTACCGTCAGTACGCGTACTACGACGAGTTCGGCCGGCTCCGACGCACCAGCGCCCCCAAGTCCACGAGCACCAATGCGTCGTTGGTGTGGACCGCAACGGACTACGACGCCAATGACAACCCGACCGTGAACCGCGACGCCGAGTACGGCTACCAGTTCGTCGCCGGGCCGCTCACCACCGCGACGTTCGACGCGATGGATCGGATGAAGAGCGTCACCAACCCCGACAACGAGACATCGCTCAACACCTACGACACCGCCGGGAGGCTGACGTCGACGACGTCGCCGGAGGGCGTCCGAACGACAGCCGACCCGCTCGACCGGACGGTGCTCTACGACTACGACCTACTCGACCGAGTCACCCGTGAAACCCAGCACAACACAAGCGTGACGCCGGCCGTCGTCCAGCGCACCCATTACTGCTACGACCTGGCCGGCGACCTCGTCTCGGTGACTGCTCCGAACGCCAACATCGCCGACGTCAACTGCGCCACCCCGCCATCACACACCACGACAGTGGACTACGACGACGCCCACCGGACCACCGCCACCACCGACCCGCTAGGGCACCGGACCAGCCGCACCTACGACGACGACGGCAACACCGAGACTCTGACCGACCCAGACAACCGGACCACCACCACCAACTACGACCCACGCGGCCTGGCCACCAAGACCGTCGAACCACTCACTGCCACCCGCAACGTCACGACGCTGATGAGCTACGACGCAGCAGGCAACCTTGCCCGCGTCGTCTCGCCGCGCGGCTGGGACGCCTCTACCGACAAGCAAACCTTCACCCAGTTTGTCACCGACTACACCTACGACCCCATCGGAAGACTCACCCGTACCAGCCTTCCGACCGCGACGGGCGAGACCCGAAGCTACGTCCACCGCGACTATGACGCGAACAGCAACCTCACCACCACCACCCTCCCGGACCCGGCGGAGGCCCTCAGTGGGGTGCCGATGTCGCGCCGAACCGACCTCTGCGTTTCGTCAAGATCTCTGGCCCCGGCTGGCGGCGTGAATGTTGGCCCCCCTTGTGTCAGTTGGCGCGGCGGCGGGTGTTCTTGCTGGTGCGTAGTCGGTAGGACTGGGTGCCTGTCTCGAGGATGTGGGCGTTGA
- the istB gene encoding IS21-like element helper ATPase IstB, with protein sequence MTTKTSTDTAAQASINAAARELHLPTVRAEAERLAEIAARERQTHRGYLAEVLAAEVDDRTERRRTRRINEAKFPRIKRLAEFNIDAVPSITPATLGHLAAGNYLDAGEPVVMLGDSGTGKTHLLIGLGLAACEQGRRVRYVTTAHLVNELVEAADERVLSRVVARYGRLDLLCLDELGYVQIDPRGAELLFQIITEREERASIAIATNLPFSEWGAVFPDPRLVAAIVDRVTFNAHILETGTQSYRLRTSKNTRRRAN encoded by the coding sequence ATGACAACCAAGACCAGCACCGACACCGCAGCCCAGGCTTCGATCAACGCCGCGGCCCGCGAACTGCACCTGCCCACGGTGCGCGCCGAAGCCGAACGGCTGGCCGAGATCGCTGCCCGGGAGCGCCAGACCCACCGCGGCTACCTCGCCGAGGTGCTCGCCGCCGAGGTCGACGACCGGACCGAACGCCGCCGTACCCGACGGATCAACGAGGCTAAGTTCCCGCGGATCAAGCGCCTGGCCGAGTTCAACATCGACGCCGTCCCGTCGATCACACCAGCCACCCTGGGACACCTGGCCGCCGGGAACTACCTCGACGCCGGCGAACCTGTCGTGATGCTCGGTGACTCCGGGACCGGGAAGACACACCTGCTCATCGGACTCGGACTGGCCGCCTGCGAGCAAGGGCGTCGGGTCCGCTACGTGACCACCGCGCACCTGGTCAACGAACTCGTCGAAGCCGCCGACGAACGTGTCCTGTCCCGCGTCGTCGCCCGCTACGGAAGGCTCGACCTGCTCTGCCTGGACGAACTCGGCTACGTCCAGATCGACCCCCGTGGCGCCGAGCTGCTGTTCCAGATCATCACCGAACGCGAGGAACGCGCAAGCATCGCGATCGCGACCAACCTGCCCTTCAGCGAGTGGGGAGCAGTGTTCCCCGACCCACGGCTCGTCGCCGCCATCGTCGACCGGGTCACCTTCAACGCCCACATCCTCGAGACAGGCACCCAGTCCTACCGACTACGCACCAGCAAGAACACCCGCCGCCGCGCCAACTGA
- the istA gene encoding IS21 family transposase, with protein sequence MGSRVELFEQIRRDRRLEEMSIRELADRHGVHRRTVRQALASSVPPPRQTYPARARPAIDPWREVIDGWLIGDQAVHRKQRHTARRVWQRLVAEHGASVSEVTVSRYVGLRRVELGIVDQEVFVAQEHPPGAEAEVDFGEFQIVLDGVVVKVWMFVMRLSCSGKAFHVAYGNQAQEAFLEGHTAAFEHFGGVPGRIRYDNLKPAVTRVLKGRDREESERFIALRSHYGFDSFFCIPGKQGAHEKGGVEGEIGRFRRRHLVPPPKIATLVELAALVAAGDVTDDDRVITGRTSTVGAAFATEQPTLMPPPDEAFDPRVIESRRVDQRARVSIRQCHYSVPARYAGRRLSVRLGAAMVEVLDAGKVVATHTRAIGRYVQVLTLDHYLEVLARKPGAFPGATVLAQAKAAGSFTTAHQGYWDAARAARGDGDGTRMLIEVLLAHRTLPAAALVVAMDAAVTSGALDPQVVIIEARRAATAQVALVVPISALARYDRPAPTLSSYDDLLTTATARTAP encoded by the coding sequence GTGGGATCACGAGTGGAGTTGTTCGAGCAGATCCGTCGTGATCGGCGGCTAGAGGAGATGTCGATCCGCGAACTCGCGGATCGACACGGGGTGCACCGCCGCACGGTGCGCCAAGCGCTCGCGTCATCGGTGCCGCCACCGCGACAGACGTACCCGGCGCGGGCACGGCCGGCGATCGATCCGTGGCGGGAGGTCATCGACGGGTGGCTGATCGGCGACCAGGCGGTCCATAGGAAGCAGCGGCACACCGCTCGACGTGTCTGGCAGCGGCTCGTGGCCGAGCACGGCGCGAGCGTGTCGGAGGTGACCGTCTCGCGCTACGTGGGCCTACGCAGGGTCGAGCTGGGGATCGTGGATCAGGAGGTGTTCGTCGCCCAGGAGCATCCGCCCGGCGCTGAGGCCGAGGTCGACTTCGGTGAGTTCCAGATCGTGCTGGACGGGGTCGTGGTGAAGGTGTGGATGTTCGTGATGCGCCTGTCCTGTAGCGGGAAGGCGTTCCACGTTGCCTACGGCAACCAGGCCCAAGAAGCATTCCTCGAAGGACACACGGCGGCGTTCGAGCACTTCGGTGGCGTGCCGGGCCGGATCCGCTACGACAACCTCAAGCCCGCGGTGACCCGAGTGCTGAAGGGCAGGGACCGCGAGGAGTCCGAGCGGTTCATCGCGTTGCGGTCCCACTACGGGTTCGACTCGTTCTTCTGCATTCCCGGCAAACAGGGCGCACACGAGAAGGGTGGTGTGGAAGGCGAGATCGGCCGGTTCCGCCGCCGCCATCTGGTCCCGCCACCGAAGATCGCGACGCTGGTCGAACTCGCCGCTCTGGTCGCAGCCGGCGATGTCACTGATGACGACCGGGTCATCACCGGCCGCACGAGCACAGTCGGTGCCGCGTTCGCCACCGAGCAGCCGACCTTGATGCCGCCACCGGACGAGGCGTTCGATCCGCGGGTGATCGAGTCGCGTCGCGTGGATCAGCGGGCCCGGGTGTCGATCCGCCAGTGCCACTACTCGGTGCCCGCCCGCTACGCGGGCCGACGCTTGAGCGTCCGGTTAGGCGCGGCCATGGTCGAGGTCCTCGACGCAGGCAAGGTCGTCGCGACCCACACCCGCGCCATCGGCCGGTATGTCCAGGTCCTCACCCTGGATCACTATTTGGAAGTCCTCGCGCGCAAGCCCGGCGCTTTCCCCGGCGCCACGGTGCTGGCCCAGGCCAAAGCGGCCGGCAGTTTCACCACCGCCCACCAGGGCTACTGGGATGCAGCCCGCGCTGCGCGTGGCGATGGCGACGGGACTCGGATGTTGATCGAGGTCTTGCTGGCCCACCGGACCCTGCCCGCAGCGGCGTTAGTGGTCGCGATGGACGCCGCCGTCACGAGCGGGGCACTGGACCCGCAGGTGGTGATCATCGAGGCCCGCCGGGCCGCCACGGCGCAGGTCGCACTGGTGGTGCCGATCAGCGCCTTGGCCCGCTACGACCGGCCAGCCCCGACCCTGAGCAGCTACGACGATCTCCTCACCACCGCGACAGCAAGGACCGCGCCATGA
- a CDS encoding RHS repeat-associated core domain-containing protein, translating to MTTNDHVNPLVDYDYNARGQQRYRRAGTADPEYWTFNPDGTMAEHRDRRKDGVGGQRTTFSYNADNQLTTALDGAGITSPNAKPVEIALTYDALGRTTLSRFRSQGATNYTTTATSYDLNSNVTRRIDDATQTPTGTELTAGTRHDYTYDAADRFTTQLDHLPEGCQKIDTTYTPAGMRATQVTARARATQSCTGTPAYTVKQSTAWEYFHNRLPQTLTTRSGPLETGTLKERHVLDYTNAAGIYLNGNRARDTFTIKGNSNPCSTTDCAAAYTYDGQDRLTQEQRSSGPTISYQLDAPGNLIKKTTLTAITNQEHQEHHEYDGMQLVLTAVGAATNYVSRHHYDAEGNVDCVTIPTYTGACPPDGSALLADYSYDYLNRLSSYASYSNETVVDESSYEYDPLDRITTQIEKHPSTPQRTSTFTYLGLSDQVTKEAQSGDASRDATKTYSYDASGQRVSMTNDPNNTDPTETLTYGYDPHGSVSMLLDATGTTKATYGYDAYGNADQDLTVGDAADDNILNPYRYTAKRLDTGTSTLNMGARHFSPTTSRFLTPDSYSGALDNLGLSTDPLTSNRYALAAGNPLNNIEVDGHRPIQDNGDEVETHLPYNTGSSGSGGGASSTSSSTVGRGGDGSSGVGGGRSVKERIGPDEWSALEGLALSAFQQLSVAFSAAHLASAASIMNSRHNADPKYLQNRKVEVNTRSGKGLGRAAKGLGVLGGLVTLQDELTRETEVEVSKKERVADAGIQIGAGGIASAGAAAVGAGFCVASVVCGVGVGVGAILFGGVVGYSSGKGLHANDGWLTGDHEDDAPLDPFGVLGPGHG from the coding sequence GTGACCACCAACGACCACGTCAACCCGCTGGTCGACTACGACTACAACGCTCGCGGCCAGCAGAGGTATCGCCGGGCAGGCACCGCCGACCCTGAGTATTGGACCTTCAATCCCGACGGCACCATGGCCGAGCACCGCGATCGCCGCAAGGACGGCGTCGGAGGGCAGCGCACCACGTTCTCCTACAACGCTGACAACCAGCTCACGACCGCCCTCGACGGGGCCGGGATCACCTCACCCAACGCCAAGCCGGTCGAGATCGCCTTGACCTACGACGCTCTGGGTCGGACGACCCTGAGCCGGTTCCGATCGCAGGGCGCCACCAACTACACCACCACCGCGACCAGCTACGACCTCAACTCCAACGTCACCCGACGCATCGACGACGCCACCCAGACACCCACCGGAACCGAGCTGACCGCCGGCACCAGACACGACTACACCTACGACGCCGCCGACAGGTTCACCACCCAACTCGACCACCTCCCCGAGGGCTGTCAGAAAATCGACACCACCTACACGCCTGCCGGGATGCGAGCCACACAGGTCACTGCCCGTGCCCGTGCCACCCAGTCATGCACCGGGACCCCGGCCTACACAGTCAAGCAATCCACGGCCTGGGAGTACTTCCACAACCGCCTGCCCCAAACCCTCACTACGAGGTCCGGCCCGCTGGAGACCGGAACCCTCAAGGAACGCCACGTCCTGGACTACACGAACGCCGCCGGGATCTACCTCAATGGCAACCGAGCGCGCGACACGTTCACCATCAAGGGCAACTCCAACCCGTGCAGCACCACCGACTGCGCCGCGGCCTACACCTACGACGGACAAGACAGGCTCACCCAAGAACAGCGCAGCTCCGGCCCCACCATCAGCTACCAACTCGACGCCCCCGGCAACCTCATCAAGAAGACAACGCTCACGGCGATCACTAACCAGGAGCACCAAGAGCACCACGAGTACGACGGCATGCAACTGGTGCTCACCGCAGTCGGGGCGGCCACCAACTACGTCTCCCGGCACCATTACGACGCTGAGGGCAACGTCGACTGCGTCACCATCCCCACCTATACCGGTGCCTGCCCTCCGGACGGGTCGGCGCTCCTGGCCGACTACAGCTACGACTACCTGAACCGGCTCAGCTCTTATGCCAGCTACAGCAACGAGACGGTCGTCGACGAATCGAGCTACGAATACGACCCCTTGGACCGCATCACCACCCAGATCGAAAAGCACCCGAGTACACCCCAACGCACCTCAACCTTCACCTACCTCGGGCTGAGCGACCAGGTCACCAAGGAAGCCCAATCCGGAGACGCAAGCCGAGACGCCACCAAGACCTACAGCTACGACGCCTCAGGTCAACGCGTGTCGATGACCAACGACCCGAACAACACTGACCCCACCGAGACCCTCACCTACGGGTACGACCCCCACGGGTCAGTCTCGATGCTGCTCGACGCCACCGGCACCACCAAGGCCACCTACGGCTACGACGCCTACGGCAACGCCGACCAAGACCTCACCGTCGGCGATGCCGCCGACGACAACATCCTGAACCCCTACCGGTACACCGCAAAGAGGCTCGATACCGGGACAAGCACGCTGAACATGGGAGCCCGCCACTTCTCACCGACCACCAGCCGGTTCCTCACACCCGACTCCTACTCCGGGGCCCTCGACAACCTGGGTCTCTCCACCGACCCCCTCACCAGCAACCGCTACGCCCTCGCCGCCGGAAACCCCCTCAACAACATCGAAGTCGACGGCCACCGGCCCATTCAGGACAACGGCGACGAAGTCGAAACTCACTTGCCGTACAACACCGGATCGAGCGGATCGGGAGGTGGCGCCAGCAGCACCTCGAGTTCGACCGTCGGTAGGGGGGGTGACGGATCCTCGGGCGTCGGCGGAGGACGCAGTGTCAAGGAACGTATCGGGCCCGACGAATGGTCCGCGCTCGAGGGCCTCGCCTTGAGCGCCTTCCAGCAACTGTCCGTCGCGTTCAGCGCCGCGCACCTGGCCTCGGCAGCATCGATCATGAACTCGCGCCACAACGCCGATCCCAAATACCTTCAGAACCGCAAGGTGGAGGTCAACACGCGATCGGGCAAGGGACTCGGCCGGGCCGCCAAGGGCCTTGGAGTCCTCGGTGGCCTCGTCACGCTCCAGGACGAGCTCACGCGCGAGACCGAGGTCGAAGTCTCGAAAAAGGAACGCGTCGCGGACGCAGGAATTCAGATCGGTGCAGGGGGGATAGCGAGTGCCGGGGCTGCGGCGGTTGGCGCAGGTTTCTGTGTCGCCAGCGTGGTGTGTGGGGTCGGTGTTGGGGTCGGCGCTATCCTCTTCGGAGGCGTGGTCGGGTATTCTTCCGGCAAGGGACTGCACGCAAACGACGGCTGGTTGACGGGCGATCATGAAGACGACGCCCCCCTCGACCCCTTCGGCGTGCTCGGTCCCGGGCACGGCTGA